One window of the Trifolium pratense cultivar HEN17-A07 linkage group LG2, ARS_RC_1.1, whole genome shotgun sequence genome contains the following:
- the LOC123904733 gene encoding uncharacterized protein LOC123904733, protein MASTIRNVRSENIDDHVDQPLHKRLKSSASSLSPDNSIHNEPGPLGLSLKKSNSLLEILQMMMSQRNTVSAYETDDTSNSRSRSKKESRAPAVKLKASNFPAILLKIGSWEYKSKFEGDLVAKCYYATEKLVWEVLEGNLKRKIEIPWSNITALQANCPEEGPSTLTLVVAREPCFFREADPLPRKSTKWETTKDFTGDQQASKHRMHFLQCEQGLLAKHFAKLIQCSSHLKLLSRQPEIILDSPYFGTRFAAFEKPDNGKGSATTRFQNTGSPHSSPSPSFTIEHNDPFVITLDSVSCKAPSSSPERIYCFGADSRGPSNLDQIKQPGLRLSNSQNNLVGVIEHELPEKIMDSENPSSSVEMDVRILLDDVERDLLSDDIVVTIASNDSSLISKVRSFGNVLDFDVVEVLNPLDIGHEENIELGDDLESNEGNEIKMDIEAAAEEDSRDVYGGNPTSDMSRHDSFLDAVNHLTKIASLPKIPSLPKIASFSLIAPLSSPYDYEYYGYEFRMFE, encoded by the exons TCGAGTGCTTCATCTCTTTCGCCAGACAATAGTATACATAACGAGCCTGGCCCTTTGGGTTTAAGTCTTAAGAAGAGCAATTCGCTTTTAGAAATTCTGCAAATGATGATGTCTCAAAGGAATACGGTTAGTGCATATGAAACAGACGATACTTCAAACTCTCGATCGAGATCAAAAAAAGAGAGCCGAGCTCCTGCGGTAAAGCTGAAGGCTTCAAATTTCCCGGCTATCCTTTTAAAAATCGGTTCATGGGAG TATAAATCAAAATTTGAGGGTGACTTAGTGGCAAAGTGTTACTATGCCACGGAGAAGCTTGTATGGGAAGTTCTTGAAGGCAATTTGAAAAGGAAAATAGAAATTCCGTGGTCAAATATAACCGCACTTCAAGCAAATTGTCCCGAGGAAGGACCTAGCACATTGACTTTAGTT GTTGCTAGAGAGCCTTGCTTCTTTAGGGAGGCTGATCCTCTACCTAGAAAGAGCACAAAGTGGGAAACAACAAAAGATTTTACCGGTGATCAGCAGGCTAGCAAACACAG gaTGCATTTTTTGCAATGTGAACAAGGACTGTTGGCCAAACATTTTGCAAAACTCATCCAGTGCAGTTCACATCTTAAACTATTAAGCAGACAGCCAGAGATAATATTGGATTCACCTTATTTTGGTACACGATTCGCTGCTTTTGAGAAACCTGACAATGGCAAAGGATCAGCAACTACTCGTTTTCAGAACACGGGATCTCCTCATTCGTCCCCGTCACCTTCATTTACGATTGAGCACAACGATCCTTTTGTCATTACTTTAGATAGCGTTTCCTGCAAAGCGCCTTCCTCCAGTCCAG AAAGAATATATTGTTTTGGAGCTGATTCGAGGGGCCCAAGTAACTTGGATCAAATAAAACAGCCCGGACTCCGTCTTTCTAACTCTCAGAACAATTTGGTTGGAGTCATTGAACATGAACTTCCCGAAAAAATAATGGACTCAGAGAATCCATCCTCTTCTGTTGAAATGGATGTCCGAATATTGCTGGATGATGTTGAACGTGATCTTCTTAGTGACGACATTGTTGTTACAATAGCTTCCAATGACAGTTCACTAATTTCAAAGGTCAGATCTTTTGGCAATGTTCTAGATTTTGATGTTGTAGAAGTGTTGAATCCACTCGACATAGGACATGAAGAAAATATTGAACTTGGTGATGATCTTGAGTCAAATGAGGGTAACGAAATAAAAATGGATATCGAGGCTGCTGCTGAAGAGGACTCAAGAGATGTTTATGGTGGCAATCCGACATCAGACATGTCCAGGCACGACTCCTTTCTAGACGCGGTTAATCATCTTACTAAAATTGCATCTCTTCCTAAAATTCCATCTCTTCCTAAAATTGCATCTTTTTCTCTAATTGCACCTCTTTCATCCCCATATGATTATGAATATTATGGTTATGAATTCAGAATGTTCGAGTAG